GAGTCCGGATTTTCGAAAACTATCGAGTAGCAgcttggcgttcgcagaccttgactctccctcCTTATCTTCAATTTTATGCTTCAGTTTTATTACCTAGATGGTGTATTAGACTATGTCTTTAtgtagatgcttatgtactcggTGTCGCCCCATTTTTGGGAGAGATTTTGTGTTGAGTTAtggtttcttattattttttaaaatgttttccTTAAATTTAACTGCTTCTGTATTTTTCAAAGCTTTAAAATGTCGGAAATGTCTGAGTAGCCGGCTTGCCTAGTTTTATGATAAGCGCCATCCCGACGAGttggttttggatcgtgacaactttTAAAgtaacaaataatttgagataactatttttagtaaccaTGACTGTTAATATAAGACGAAGAGAGTAACATGAAAGTCTGCTTTTGGGTTAAGAGAAAAAGAAGGATTGAATAATGGTTACCTCACTAGCACCAAGTTTAGCTTGATTCTTGGTCTCCAGCGTGAGCCCAAAGTGAATGTGAGGGAAGTGTGCCCACTAAACAAAAGATAGCTAAATCAGTAATTACCATTCAACAAACCCTCATAAGAAGTAAAGCAgccaaaaagaatttttttaagaGAAGATACAATGAAATTTGTCAATTTTATAGAActcaatagaaaaaaaaaatcaagagtgcATAGTGCTTGTTCCTAGATAGCAGTTGTTGATGAACTGCCCAATAGACAGACAAAAGTGAGGTGTCTTGGATATAGAatcttttaatttttcaaaataaaatttacatatttgaaaactatctaaaaaatactataagtcacaataatattaataattttaaaaatcaaaaaagcATATGAAAAAATTAGTTCAAAGTTTGATTTATTTGAGTCTTGAAATTCGAACACCTTCGCATAGACGAAGGAAGTAATATAAATTGTCAAGTTTCTAAGGTTTTGCACTTACATTTTTTGCAGCAGTACTAAATGCTTCCCTATGAGTGATATCTGGATTATTAGCCTTGATCCTCTGAATTTCCTCTCTGCACATTTAGCCAATTTTATGCATACACAACAAATTTCCTTATAATAAACACAcatttaataaatatattttaaactaattaattaataaagacACATGAGCTGCCTTACTTTATGAACTGGTTATATGCAGAAGGTACTCGCTGCCTCTTCTCAGGTGCTGAAAAAGAAAACACACAAATAATTAGTTTCGCTAAATAAAAATAACTTAAGGATTTAACGTATGTTCACATAGCGTAGCAAAATTTTTTTACACGATCAGTATATTTTAACATGTTATAGCAGGTAACGTACGCCGATTTACAATCCTCTCCTCACGAGGATTATTTGTGAGGGATGGTCGGACTGCCATATTCCTGCTGTTGCATTTGGATGACGAACCAAAATCTATTTTGTATTCAGGAGGAGTGTAGTTGGCCACCTGAAATTAATTTACtcacaaaaataaagaagaatatGAGAAGAAATAATCagccaaaacaaaagaaaattgctAAAGAGTGATTAATTTTTGTgaattaaattatttatgaaagaCCAAAAGATAACATGACAAGATTGAAGTGACTGAATAAATTTAGAATGTTAAAGACTAAAGATAGACAGTTATTGTTGAGATCCAAGAAGGAATATATGGGAAAACCAAAAATGCTAGTTTTGACCTTTTGGGCAGTGTTTCCACATTAGAGGACAAAAAAAACCTGacggaaaataaattattaaagaaaaaaacaacctcaaaaatatttcATATCAATCAATTCAAATCAATTAAAAAGCAGCTCCCAAGAAAATTGTATCCCTTGAAATATGGAGTATATAGGATGTTTGAGGCGGATCAAGAatttaaactttaaataaattttttaaattttgaataaataataattagcatatattaaataattttcttaatacaaatacatAATTTTAATCAAAACAATTGAATTCAGCCCGCACTAGAATTCTAGGTCAAGGACCAAaaagaattgaaaagaaaatactagCCGAGGCAGATGTAGCGTAATAACGACATGTTCAATTGAaaccataactttcgacgcgaagtaaaaatttattaaaattgtaaaaataataaatatgaacCCACAACGTTAAAATATAATGTGCTCaatgttaaaaatattaaaattgaacccatagaatttaaatcctggatccgcctttCAATACTAGTCTACATAGAATGTAGGTATTGGTTGTGGTGGCTGTTAGATTCTAACCAAAAATTTGATTTAATAACTCGATATTCTGAGTATTAATGTCTGTATATTTATGTTCTTGAAAGAAGCAAAACCTAGAAACCCTAGATTTCAGAAGCCTATATATACAAATTAAAAACATAACGCCCACAATTTGAGCTGCAACAAATTAAACTgatttattttggattttgacctgATGAAGATGATGAGTGTGACTTTGccaggaggaggaagaagaagactgAAATGCAGCAGCCATATTTACAGTCCACATATTTGTGCAGTGTCCACATCGAATTGTCACTATATCAAACAAGTTGCTGCATGGTACACTCACctgcaattatatatatattaaacccCATTAatataataacatcaaaaagaaacgaaacaaaataacttttttttttttaaaactaggAGTCATGTAAAACTCAgcaatttcttgaagatctagtCACAAGTGAGTGATGGTCTCAAGGAATGtgatattattatattatatattttaaaattttctctGCGTATAATGTATCCTGATTTTAGCAACAAATAATGAATTCAGTTGAACTCACAGAACCCTCTATGTTCGTCTTTTGAGCTTAGGGAGAAGGCCATTTAGGGTGGAAGGGAAAGGTCTAAATCTTGAGATCTCTTCCCAAAATTGCACCAAAAAAGAATGAGTGAAAGTTCATATATTCACCCAACTACAATGGGACTAAGCTTCCCCTTTGTCTCTCTTCTTTAACTAATGACGAAGCAAATCCCTAAAGTCAAAGTAATCAATGAAAGCATCAATTTTTTCCGTTCAAGAAATTGCCAAAAATGAGGTAATGAAAATGTAAGCTACATCGTTCGTGTCCATATGACTCCTTTATGGAGTAAATATCAAGATCTAAGACGTgaacaaaatctgaaaaagaGAATTCTACCCGTAACATCTATGTCAGTCATATTTTAAAGCTTAGTAAGATTCTAAAGAAACCCTAAAGGAACAATTTGGAGTCCTTCAGGACAACTCAGTTGGTTTGGAGGAGTTATCCATAGTGATGACCTGAGATCGATCCACCCTCAATACCTTCTAGGTCTGAGTTTGTCACACAGCGCTTGCCTAATGCGGTTTACATCCCTTGTGTGGTTTGCAAGCTATTACACAGTGGAGATTTACTCAGTGCGCACAGAGTGCTCACCCGAAGGGCAGAGGCTATGGTAGAGGCTTTTCCTgggttccaaaaaaaaaaaaaaattggttttcTTCAAGGGGTTGAGCTTCCAAGAAAATGGTCAAAAACTGAGAACTTAAAATCATTTGAATGAAACCATTAACAAAGAAAATCTCTTTTCTGATAACACACTAAAGAGTAGTACTACTTTGTTAGCTTGCCTGTTAGTGCATTCTTTTCAGTAAAGAGAAAGGTACAACACAGAGAAATAAGAAAAATCTAAGGAGTGGAAGGACACTTCTTGatcataattattttcttttatttgtatttttttgaaTTTAGATAAACATAAAATCAACAGAGACATTCAGTGTTTCAGGTATCACTTTCTTTGAGTACTGCAAAAGATCAaagaatgcaaaaaaaaaaaaaaaagagataccTATGGATTGAGACTTGACTTTTGAAAGCAAAAACAAGTGAGAAAACCTATAGATTTCTGTATAATACCACCAAAATAACCAATCTCTCGGAATTACAAATCAGCTTTATTCAACTAGTAAAAAGACATAAAATAAAGTAactttacacacacacacacacatatgatAAATAAAAAAACATGCATATTAGTAACACTAGAGAGATAGAGATATATACTGCAAGAACAATATTGCAAAAGTTGCAAGGGATATAGCAGAGTTGCTCAGAATTAGTAGAATCAATGCAGGTTGCCATTTTTATTGGAGGACTTGTATCTTAAGGGAAGAACAAAGAAAATGATGAGAATAAAttaagaaaaagggaagaagaaataACCAAATATATAGAGATCAAAAATAAGGGGAGACAGTCCTTTACTCCCTCTTGGAAGCACAAAGGTAAAAGCAAACACTAAAGAGAATAGGCTTTTATTCTCTCTCTAGTctattgcttttctttttttttcctttattctttgGTTATTTCCCACTCGGTGACTCTATACACAGGACTCGAACCACAAATCTTTAGTTAAGAATGAAGGAGTATATAATTACTACCAGCATAACCTTGTTGGTTAGTATATTGCTTTCAAAATGCGCTATGTCCACAAAGGTAATTAAAGTAGGTGTATAAAAAAACACATACTTCCTCCATTCCAGTTTATGttatcttattttctttttagtttgttacaaaaagaaattttcttttctatatgcGAAATGATTTAACTTAAACTTCTCATATTACACTAAATAACTAGTACTCTCtttgtttcaaattagatgaggtactttcaTTTTTAGTTtggtccaaaataaatgacacatttctaaatttgaaaataattcaactttaaactctttattttacccattttacccttaatgagaagcttttataaccacacaaatgtcatggccccacaaaacttttacccctcAAGCTTTTacgaccacaagtttcaaaagtttttttttcttaactCCGTGCAAAGTCAAACTAGCtgatctaaattgaaacggagggagtagtatttaTAGCCAGTGGCGTATCCAAGTTGAGGgatatgggttcacgtgaacccatactCCTCTTCAGAAACCATGTATAACAAtgttatatttcttcaaaattacttaaatatatgtGTGTGAGATCTTGGCCTTTGATGAAGATGAACTAATATACTGGCATTCTCTTCCAATTTCGTATCTCATGCTCAAAGACTCTTATGGTGCAATTTATACATTATTGGGTGTACATCTACAAATAAAATTGGCAGTTCAAATTCCACTCTAAACAGTCTTATTTTCGGCACGGagtataaatatatatgtgaaaattactacaatttcaaaaggaaaataattttcaacCTATAATTTCAACGGTGTAGTGGGTTCATGGTAAGAACTAAAGTTAAATCCATCAAATATAAATTCTAAATCCACCTCTTCACAATAGTGCACCCATCCTCTTGATATCCTGGATCCACCTTTGTTTATAGCCACATAAATATTGTGATATGTGTAAGACAATACAAGTTCAAAAGTGTTATATATAACCATAATACAAATGTTACGATATGCTTAAAaccataaattttaaaagtcttcttCCTCATATTGAGGAGAACATTGTGTCGTAGAGAAGGATCTTTTACAAAGATCGGCAAAGTGCGAAGGTAGCTGGGAGCTAAGATTCTACTCGTGAGTGTAATAGTATAGGCCTACCCGACTATAAAACCGACTCGTATAACAGAGACAAAAGTCTGCCTAAGATTCTGCTCGTGAGTGTAATGGTATAGGCCTACCCGACTATAAAACCGACTCATATAACAGAGACAAAAGTCTGCCACAGTGATTCGAGATGATTTTTTTCCTATAAGAGTAGGCTTGATAAAAGCtcaaaaatgaaagaagataTAATATTTTGGACAATCACAACCATTTCTTAACCAAGCAAACTGAAGTGTGATTATGTAAATTATCACTATCCTTTAATCCCTTTAGTCCCAACATATTCTGTAATATATATTGAGATTCATTGTAAAAAGAATATAATTTTCTGTAATTCTCTTatccaaacaaaaaataaaaataaaattaggtTAGTTCAATTCAATAGTGCCTACGGCAATAAGAAAATTGGTGAATAGGAAAAAGCAAAAAGTTACTGCAAAATACTGCTAGCTGTTATAGAGGATATTAATCCCATATAATATCCGGTTCATAAAAAACCGGGTTTTGAGGAATTAATGTGGGCTTCTTTTTCAGAAGTGTCAGATATTGGCCAAACAAGGGTTAGGGTTTTGTTGGGAACTTGGGAGGATGAGGAAGAGAAGGTTTTGGCTGTATTATGCTACCAATCCACACAATAAgtcaagaagaagaaaagaagtcttttttttaaaaaaaaattaacatacaTACACGATATCAAAGTAAAAAGAAATTTATATTATCGGTGTTACTTgcgaacacaagaatttatataaGTGGATTAACAAAAATACTAATATATGATACTTAAAATTTGAACCGATAACTTAAAATTCTTCTTGACACTACTAGATATTCGGCCAAAACTGACCACGGGAAATCAATTGACTttagtattattttcttggaGAACTCAAGAAtaaactttctctctctagaatgaATTTTCCTCTCAGGTAACACTAAAAATGACGAGGAAAACGTAGAATGGAGGGGGAAGGCAACAACGTCAGGTAGGAAATTCAAGAAATCAACCGAGGAGCTATGGAATTCCGCAATCTGCGGATGCGAAAAAGACGAGAAACATCAACGCGATTCAAGGAATTGTGCCGTGAGGTTTAAGCCAAGGATCTAAGATGACTACAAGGAACTCAATGATGACTTCAATTGCTTCAATGAAGTCTCCTATGGCACCGTTGAAGACTCCACAAATGGCGAAGAAATCAGGGGGATCATGGGCAGATAGGGTGGAAGCAGAATTGACGAAAAATAATGAGGTGAGTAAGGAGAAACTAAGCACGAAAACAAGTTCATGGAGCAAAATTGTGGGAACAGCACCAGAAGTGGAAGGATTAGTTCTCAATTGTGAGGAAATATCAGGAGAAAATGTGAAAATTACTATGGAAGACATCAAGGatgaaattgttttctggaaaTCAACAGTAATATGTTATGTATTGGGATCCAACCCTCCGTTGGCTGTAGTTGATGGATACTTTCGTAGAATTTGGGGAGGGCTTGGTATTGAAAAGATTGCGCAAGTCAATAGAGGTGTGTATCTGGTGCGATTTCACACAATTGATAGCAGAAGCAAAGTCATTGAGGAGGGAGTCTAGATGTTCGACAAAAAGCCTGTAGTAGTAAAACCATGGGAACCTGATATAGATGTAAGTAAAGAGAAAGTTGACAGAATTCCGATATGGATTAGACTCAAGGGACTGGATATTAAGTATTGGGGGAAGAATGCTCTCACCAAAATATCAGGGATGATAGGGAAGCCATTAAAGGCTGATAGAGCAACAACTAATAAGAAGCGACTTGCATTTGCTAAGGTATTGGTTGAAGTGTTAATAAATCAAACTTACCcaacacaagtcatatttgagaATGAGATGGGGAAAATAGTGAAACAAGAAGTATATTATGAATGGAAACCTACATTGTGTCCAAAGTGCAAAAACTTTGGACATGAATTACAAGACTATAGGAAATTATACAAAGAAGAAGCAGAACTGAGAGGGAAACAGATTAAAAAGGAGAAGCAAGCAGTAGAGGGGACAGAAGTGAGCGCAAAGCAAACTGAAAAGGAGAAGCAAGCAGGGGAGGGGACACCCAAAGCAGGGGAGGGGACATCCAAAGAAAGAGGGCATAACAAGGGAGAAAACAGAGCAAGGGGGAtaagaaaagaaacaaataaagGTAATGTAGGCCAGGCAAATAATATATAAGACAAAGCAGTCCCTACCAGGAATGCATTTGCAGTACTAGACAAAGCTATAGCAATACAAAGTTAGGGGGCAACCAGTGCTACTATCAATAAGGGAGAACAGGTTAAGGGTGGCCCAAAACAGGGGAGGGGTGGGAGGAACCCCTTGCCAAATGGATAAGATCGGATTTTGGAATGTCAGGGGCCTCAACAAGCCAGATAAACAGAAAGATATTCATCTGTTTATGCATAATAGTGGGACTGGCTTGTTTGGCTTCTCGAAACCAAGATTAAGAGAGCCAAAGCTCATAGTGCTTCTTTTAATCTATGTGATGGATGGTCGTTTACAACAAACTTAGCAAAGCACCCAAGGGGTAGAATATGGTTGATGTGGAAACCAATGATATATGAGGTAGATATTCTGAGAACAATAGATCAGCTAATACATAGTGGAGTAAGGCATAAAGGTACTGGGAAGAGGCTATATGTAACTATGGGATATGCATATAATGATATGGCTCTTAGGAGAAATTTGTGGAAGGAGATAGTTGATATATATAATCATACTCAAGGCCCATGGGTTGTGATGAGGGACTTTAATAGTGTTCTGAACAAGGAAGACTTGATAGGGAGTCCAGTGACAATGGCTGAAATTAGAGATTTTAGGCAATGGGTTGATACATGCTGCTTTCAAGAGCTGAAATCAACTGGGGCTTTCTACACATGGAATAATAAGCAAAGTGAAGATGATAGAGTAATGAGTAGAATTGACAAAGTATTGGTAAACATGGAATGGATGACACAGCTGCCAACTTTAGTGGTTCACTACATGACTGAAGGACTGATGGATCACAGTCCTGCAATAATCAATTGGGAGAATGAAAATCAGAGAAACAACAGGCCATTCAAATATTTCAATATGTGGAGTATGGATCCGGAATTCAAACAAAAAAAGTGGAAGCTAGCTGGAAGGATGGAATCAAAGGAACAAAAATGACTCAACTAGTGGGAAGCTGAATAGGCTTAAGAAAGTGCTCcagcaattgaataaaaagaaGTTCAGTGATATTGAATTGCAAGCAGAACAGGATAATGAAGAATTAGAGCATTGTCAAAGATAGATCCAACAAAACCCCTCCAATAAGTAGTTAGCTACAAAGGAACATGAACTAGGAAGTAAATATAGGAGAGCAAAGCAAGCAGCAGATCAGTTCTTAAGGCAAAAAAGCAAAGTGTTATGGCTGAAGCAAGGAGATCAAAACACCAGATACTTTCATAGTTGTATGAAGGCCAGAAGAAATGCCAACAAAAACTTCTCAATAAAAGATTCTAGAGGCAATATGGTTACTTCTATAGGGGAAATAGCAGGGGCTTTTGTGGAGTTTTACACTGGACTTCTAGGAACTAAAAAAGATGATAGGACTCATATATGTAGTAATTTGGTGAGGAAAGGGCCAATAGTAATAGAGGAACAaagaaacatgttaaatgaagaATTCACTGAGAAGGAGCTCAAACAGGCTCTCTGGCAAATTGATGGGGAAAAAGCCCCGGGTCCTGATGGTTATGGTAGCAACTTCTTCAAAGACAGTTGGGACATCATAAAAACTGACCTTAAGGATGGAGTATTTGAGTTCTTCAGATCAAGTAAGATGCTAGAGGCAATAAATAACACAGTTATCACAGTGATCCCAAAAAGTAACCATGCAGAAGCAGTTGGGGACTACAGACCAATAGCCTGCTGCAACACAGTATACAAGATCATCTCAAAAATGATATGCAATAGACTCAAAACCATCCTGTCGAGCATCATCTCTGAAAACCAAAGTGCTTTTGTAGCTGGTCGAACAATCATGCAGAACATATTGATTTGCCAAGATCTTATCAGATTGTACAACAGGAAAGCTGCAACTAGGAGCTGCTTGATAAAAATAGATCTCAAGAAGGCATATGACTCCATAGAGTGGAAATTTGTAGAGGAAATGTTACACGCCCTAAATTTTCCTACGAAGTTCATAATGTGGATCATGGAATGCATTTCAACTACCCAATATACTGTGGCAATTAATGGAGGGTTATATGGAAGCATAAGAGGAAAGAGAGACTTGAGACAAGGGGATCTCATCTCCCCTTTATTGTTTGTCATATGCATGGAGTACTTTATAAGAATTATGAAGTTAGTGGCTTAGCAGGAAAGGTTTGGCTACCATACAAAGTGCAGAAGCTTATAGCTTAACCATCTATGCTTCGCAGATGATGTGCTCCTGTTCTACAAAGGTGAATACCAATCTATTATGTTGATGTTAAGGGGACTACAAATATTCTCCAACTCTTCAGAGCTAACAACTAATGCAGGAAAATCGAACATATATACTGTTAAGGCTCAGGAGATAGAGAATATGTGTGAAATAACTGGTTATAGTAAAGACAGCCTCCCTTTCAAATATTTAGGAGTTCCAATATCATCgaagaaaatatcaaaaatggATTGCCAAGTACTAGTGGATAAAATAATAACAAGAATAAGGAGTTGGGGATCAAAATATCTGTCTTATGCTAGGAGGATGCAAATGATCAACGCAGTGCTAATGCATCTCCACACGTACTGGGCATCAATCTTTCTACTTCCCAAAGCAGTGCTCAAAAGGATCGCTTCAATATGTCGGAACTATCTATGGGATGGCAAGGTGGAGACAAATAGAAGACCATTAGTAGCATGGGATCTTGTTTGTAGACAAGGCAAGAGGGAGAGATAGGAATAAAAGATTGTATAATTTGGAATGAAGCTGCAATAGGGAAGTATGTTTGGGATATAGCAACAAAGGTTGATTCTCTGTTGGTTAAATGGATCAATCATATATACTTAAAGAACACTGATTGGTGGCTATATAGTGTACCCCAGGATAATAGTTGGTattgaaaaaaaatatgtcaTGTAAGAGACAAGCTTGTAGGAGGGTACAACCAGGGCAGATGGCAAAGACAAACAGGAGGATACACAATCATGAAAGGGTACTCTTGGCTGAGAGGGACTCTGGATACTTGCCAATGGGAAGGGTTTGGAATATGCAAAATGTTCCAAAGTATAGCTTCATTTGATGGCTAATGATGCAAGGGAAACTGCTAACTAAGGATAGGCTAACCAACAGAGGGATCAGTTCAGATGGCCTATGTGTATTGTGTGGAAATGCCCCAGAATCAATAGAGCACCTGTTCTATGAGTGTCATTTCTCTAAGCTGTGTATCAATGAAACTCTGCAATGGCTGAAAATAAGCATAACAAACTATGAAGGGCAGCATCTATGGAAAAGAATTGGTAGGAAGATGGAGAGCAAATTTAGAAGGGAGTTCTCCTATGCTATAGTGGCTGCATTGAGCTATCACATATGGAGGGGGAGAAATGAAGCTTTATGGAAATGTGCTGTGCCTAGTCCTAGCAAGATATGTGCCCAGATAGAAAAGGAATGCAAAGTTCGTGTATGGAGATAGTCAACAAAAAGAAGTGGGACAAGGATAGAAGATGGATAAAAGAAGTATATAGCTAAATAGAGGttagaaataatacatgtacaGTATAGGATACAAATAGACTTACTTGTGCCTAGACGATTAAGTATAGAGTTATATATAGTCAGGTGGTAGAGATGTCTTTTGCTTTACTTCAATGTATTTATTCTGGTgatgaataaaaaaaattcattccaccaaaaaaaaaatcaatcgaCTTCGACCGACCGAAGTCggttggtattttaaaatattttatttttcaattttttctttacAAAATCGACCAATTTCGGTCGGGTTTTTTTTACGCAAAAGTGCGGGAAACTATTTTGGCGTCctgcgaaatttattttttaataaaccgaccaactttggtcggtttttcatataaaataaattaaaattaatattcaaaaaaatCGGTCGGTTGGTTTAGTCGGTCATTTTAAAAAGCTGACGGAtttcggtcggtaattttatatttttaataaatttcagtcggttattttcgcgcgaaaagcaattaaagagtaaaaataaaataaaagatagtcttaACGAAAGTGTGCCAATGGTCTAGCGGTAGAATAGTATACTGCCATAGTACAAATCCCGGTTCGATTTTCAGATagtgtattttttaatttcataATTAAAATACCAACTAACTTCGGTTGAAAAATATCAACCGACTTCAGTTGGTTTTTTCGAcagatttgttttcttttttggtcGCTTGTGAAATTTTATTGattgaccgaaatcggtcggagaTTGCGACCTACTTCGGTCTTATTTATTACTGATCAACCTAATTTTCACGAATTAAAGTCAGACAAAAATTGATGGATTTTTCCAGTTTTCCGATCGATTTCGTTTCTGAACAGTTTTAGGCAGTTTTCTAGGAGTGTGAACTCCTTCGCCTCTTTACTAGAACTTTTTCTTATGGCAAGAAAATTGATCAACAATTTAAATATAACAACAAATTAAAAGTTTTGTTTTTGCGGCGCAGTGTTATTTTTTAATGAAGGGGATGCGATTGAACACCTTTCGTCGGCTTAGTTTCGCCACTGATCAGCATCTATATATCTTTTTAAAAGGTTATTCATCTTATATTTTATGTTAGTAATTCCACTAATCATAAGCGGTAATTACTTGCATATTTATTTCTTAAGTATCTGATTAGTGTAAAAGTTCTACAgtgtaaaattattatttttttctaatattttcttgaaaaacatatatttttaggcgtttcaaaaaataatagccgataaaatgtagatttatttatatatgtgtattatatgcaaaaaaaatatatacattttacataattttcgACTAGCAAATACAATTCGTTTCAGTCGGCCGATGAGTTATATTTTGCCCTATTTTCTTTTATAGTGGGTTGAGGGCAGGGGGTGTAGGGGGTAGGGGGTAGGGGGGCTGAccatgtttgtttgtttgtttgttgccATTATAATTATTTGTGTTGATGAAGAAAAGAGAGTGGTGTGGCTATGCCCTTTCCCTTTCAATCTCTGCGACACCACAGCGGACGAGGGGGGCGCAATGTCTCtgtgattttaatttttaatttttttaattctttcttctttttttatgcaTTTGTTCTTTTTACAATTTAAGTCTTATGCATTTTATATTTACACaatcaaattatatatataaaagataatTGCATATAACTTTATATTGTCACTCGCTtcaattatttattatattattgttgttattgcttgTTGCTTTATTTTTATCGTTTCTAAAaccgagagtctatcggaaacaacatcTTTACCAGCGGACAGTTGAAAAACGATACGACCCAGGACCTCCCTCCGCTCGTGGGACGGGGTTCTTCTTTCTATCAAAAGAAATCGAATTCGAAAGCGCACCACCCTTCTTTACTTTACAACCAGCCTCCGACCCAAGGTGCTTTTAGAAAAGGTCCGCGGGGCAATCAAAAAAGACTTGCTTTTGACGCCCCGCTGTGCCGACCAGCAGCGGGATGCTACTTACGAGCTGGTCAGGGACAGGTTTAAGTTAAAAGAATTTACATTAGTGAGTTTAATTGGTTTCTATTTTCTAAATTAATAGTTCAACTTGATTGTCTAA
Above is a window of Nicotiana tabacum cultivar K326 chromosome 8, ASM71507v2, whole genome shotgun sequence DNA encoding:
- the LOC107777185 gene encoding axial regulator YABBY 5; amino-acid sequence: MATCIDSTNSEQLCYIPCNFCNIVLAVSVPCSNLFDIVTIRCGHCTNMWTVNMAAAFQSSSSSSWQSHTHHLHQVANYTPPEYKIDFGSSSKCNSRNMAVRPSLTNNPREERIVNRPPEKRQRVPSAYNQFIKEEIQRIKANNPDITHREAFSTAAKNWAHFPHIHFGLTLETKNQAKLGASENAEKHIIHRAAMPKIKNFTF
- the LOC107777186 gene encoding uncharacterized protein LOC107777186, with translation MFDKKPVVVKPWEPDIDVSKEKVDRIPIWIRLKGLDIKYWGKNALTKISGMIGKPLKADRATTNKKRLAFAKVLVEVLINQTYPTQVIFENEMGKIVKQEVYYEWKPTLCPKCKNFGHELQDYRKLYKEEAELRGKQIKKEKQAVEGTEVSAKQTEKEKQAGEGTPKAGEGTSKERGHNKGENRARGIRKETNKGNVGQWDWLVWLLETKIKRAKAHSASFNLCDGWSFTTNLAKHPRGRIWLMWKPMIYEVDILRTIDQLIHSGVRHKGTGKRLYVTMGYAYNDMALRRNLWKEIVDIYNHTQGPWVVMRDFNSVLNKEDLIGSPVTMAEIRDFRQWVDTCCFQELKSTGAFYTWNNKQSEDDRVMSRIDKVLVNMEWMTQLPTLVVHYMTEGLMDHSPAIINWENENQRNNRPFKYFNMWSMDPEFKQKKWKLAGRMESKEQK
- the LOC142163523 gene encoding uncharacterized protein LOC142163523 is translated as MQGKLLTKDRLTNRGISSDGLCVLCGNAPESIEHLFYECHFSKLCINETLQWLKISITNYEGQHLWKRIGRKMESKFRREFSYAIVAALSYHIWRGRNEALWKCAVPSPSKICAQIEKECKVRVWR